The following proteins are encoded in a genomic region of Corallococcus soli:
- a CDS encoding adenylosuccinate synthase, which translates to MPNVVVIGAQWGDEGKGKVVDLLTEHAQVVVRFQGGNNAGHTLVVGGQKTVLHLIPSGILHPGKTCVIGNGVVVDPAVLVGEIDALKVRGFLKDDAQLLISDNAHVIFPWHKLLDSFREKARGGSAIGTTGRGIGPSYEDKVARRGIRVRDLLHPERLRRRIDERLPSALDELKDLCAQAGVDVPRLETPQIHAEFTALGERLKPYVHDVSLFLSGQVRRGARILFEGAQGTLLDVDHGTYPFVTSSNCVAGNAAVGSGLGPTAIDKVMGISKAYTTRVGGGPFPTELSDELGDRLRKVGDEFGATTGRPRRCGWLDGVVLRYAVRVNGLWGIALTKLDVLSGIKTLNICTAYELDGERVTELPGDYEDLERVKPIYESLPGWDEKIAGVRTFDELPEAAKRYVRRVEEVSGVEVVCVSVGADRGETVLLKNPFRG; encoded by the coding sequence ATGCCGAACGTCGTCGTCATCGGAGCGCAGTGGGGAGATGAGGGGAAGGGCAAGGTCGTTGACCTGCTCACCGAGCATGCCCAGGTGGTCGTCCGTTTCCAGGGCGGCAACAACGCGGGGCATACGCTGGTGGTGGGAGGCCAGAAGACCGTCCTTCACCTGATTCCCTCGGGCATCCTTCACCCGGGCAAGACGTGTGTCATTGGCAACGGGGTGGTGGTGGATCCCGCCGTCCTCGTCGGAGAGATTGACGCGCTCAAGGTGCGCGGCTTCCTCAAGGATGATGCGCAGCTGCTCATCTCCGACAACGCCCACGTCATCTTCCCGTGGCACAAGCTGCTGGACAGCTTCCGGGAGAAGGCCCGTGGCGGCAGCGCCATTGGCACCACGGGGCGCGGCATCGGTCCGTCCTACGAGGACAAGGTGGCGCGCCGGGGCATCCGCGTGCGCGACCTGCTCCACCCGGAGCGCCTGCGCCGCCGCATCGACGAGCGCCTCCCCTCCGCGCTGGACGAGCTCAAGGACCTCTGCGCCCAGGCGGGCGTGGACGTGCCCCGCCTGGAGACGCCGCAGATCCACGCGGAGTTCACCGCGCTGGGTGAGCGGCTGAAGCCCTACGTGCACGACGTGTCGCTCTTCCTCTCCGGGCAGGTGCGCCGGGGCGCCCGCATCCTCTTCGAGGGCGCGCAGGGCACACTGCTGGACGTGGACCACGGCACCTATCCGTTCGTGACCAGCTCCAACTGCGTGGCGGGCAACGCCGCGGTGGGCTCGGGCCTGGGGCCCACGGCCATCGACAAGGTGATGGGCATCAGCAAGGCCTACACCACGCGCGTGGGCGGCGGGCCGTTCCCCACGGAGCTGAGCGACGAGCTGGGCGACCGGCTGCGCAAGGTGGGCGACGAGTTCGGCGCCACCACCGGCCGTCCCCGCCGCTGCGGCTGGCTGGACGGCGTGGTGCTGCGCTACGCGGTGCGCGTCAACGGCCTGTGGGGCATCGCGCTCACCAAGCTGGACGTGCTGAGCGGCATCAAGACGCTCAACATCTGCACCGCGTACGAACTGGACGGCGAGCGCGTCACGGAGCTGCCCGGTGACTACGAGGACCTGGAGCGCGTGAAGCCCATCTACGAGTCGCTGCCCGGCTGGGACGAGAAGATCGCCGGCGTGCGCACCTTCGATGAGCTGCCGGAGGCCGCCAAGCGCTACGTGCGTCGCGTCGAAGAGGTCAGCGGCGTGGAAGTGGTGTGCGTCTCCGTCGGCGCGGATCGCGGCGAGACGGTGCTCTTGAAGAACCCCTTCCGCGGCTAG